One region of Vairimorpha necatrix chromosome 10, complete sequence genomic DNA includes:
- a CDS encoding putative SP-containing membrane protein, which produces MLSIIKADEYMDDLLSSMINKNLTLEVTCASLKNSFTDEDMSFETIRGYIVFFWDTIINHDIFRNMTESNNSIFSFRELRSLLRDAYFKKIKSVFRKTKWNPYLLDNFSFSEKKFIYDMVNLTLEYYNILRLCYKDRINNANSTMDCVEEIIRENTCFIRNNETDQFPTFVVKMCTGQLYQYISCYKHDWMDYALQYLKHNQNLLSKAECINDNYDFKKITSEITNEPLSYIMEDRSYYNERYVFIILSGLIICLILTFIGYMFHNKKKRTNKNFI; this is translated from the coding sequence aTGTTATCTATAATAAAAGCCGATGAATACATGGATGACCTATTAAGTTCAatgattaataaaaatctaacTTTAGAAGTGACTTGTGcttcattaaaaaacagtTTTACTGATGAAGATATGTCTTTTGAAACTATTCGAGGctatattgtatttttttgggACACTATTATTAATcatgatatttttagaaatatgaCAGAAAGCAATAATTCAATATTTAGTTTTAGAGAATTGCGTAGTTTATTGAGAGATGcatattttaagaaaattaaaagcgTATTTAGAAAAACTAAATGGAATCCTTATTTAttagataatttttcattttctgaaaaaaaatttatatatgatatGGTAAACCTTACATTGGAATATTACAATATTCTACGTCTCTGTTATAAAGATAGAATTAATAATGCAAACTCAACTATGGATTGTGttgaagaaataattagAGAAAATACATGCTTTATAAGGAATAATGAAACTGATCAATTCCCTACATTTGTTGTTAAAATGTGTACAGGGCAATTGTATCAGTACATAAGTTGTTATAAACATGATTGGATGGACTATGCcttacaatatttaaaacataatcAGAATCTATTATCAAAAGCTGAGTGTATTAATGAtaattatgattttaaaaaaataacttcAGAAATTACTAATGAACCTTTAAGTTATATTATGGAAGATAGAAGTTATTATAATGAAagatatgtttttataattctttCGGGTTTAATCATTTGCTTAATATTAACCTTTATTGGATACATGTTCCacaataagaaaaaaagaaccaataaaaattttatttaa